The following proteins are co-located in the Prionailurus viverrinus isolate Anna chromosome A1, UM_Priviv_1.0, whole genome shotgun sequence genome:
- the LOC125175401 gene encoding kelch repeat and BTB domain-containing protein 6 yields the protein MQSREEAPRSRRLASPRGGKRPKRVHKPTVSAFFTGPEELKDTAHSAALLAQLKSFYDARLLCDVTIEVVTPGSGPGTGRLFPCNRNVLAAACPYFKSMFTGGMYESHQANVTMHDVDAESFEVLVDYCYTGRVSLSEANVERLYAASDMLQLEYVREACASFLARRLDLANCTAIFKFADAFGHRKLRSQAQSFIAHNFKQLSQMGSIREETLADLTLAQLLSILRLDSLNIELEQTVCHVAVQWLEASPKERGPNAAEVFKCVRWTHFTDENKDYLEGLLTNTIVKKYCLDLIEGALQMRYGDKLCKSLVPKPESSGGSSGSGTSGGGGGGGSGSGSGNSSGGGGSGCGSSSSSSMVPTSENPPQRLGVCAKKMVIFFGHPRDPFLCCDPYTGDIYKVPSPLTCLAHTRTVTTLAVCVSPDHDIYLAAQPRKDLWVYKPAQNSWQQLADRLLCREGMDVAYLNGYIYILGGRDPITGVKLKEVECYSVQRNQWALVAPLPHSFISFDLMVIQNYLYALNSKRMFCYDPSHNMWLKCVSLKRNDFQEACVFNDEIYCICDIPVMKVYNPVRGEWRQINNIPLVSETNNYRIINHGQKLLLITSRTPQWKKNRVTVYEYDTRGDQWINIGTTLGLFQFDSNFFCLSARVYPSCLEPGHSFLTEEEDVPSESSTEWDLGGFSELDSESGSSSSLSDDDLWVQVAPQ from the coding sequence ATGCAGTCCCGGGAAGAAGCTCCACGCTCTCGCCGCCTGGCCAGTCCCCGCGGTGGGAAGCGGCCCAAGAGGGTTCACAAGCCCACGGTTTCGGCTTTTTTCACGGGCCCGGAGGAGCTGAAGGACACGGCTCATTCTGCAGCCCTGCTGGCGCAGCTGAAGTCTTTCTACGACGCGCGGCTGTTATGTGATGTGACCATCGAGGTGGTGACACCTGGCAGCGGGCCTGGCACCGGCCGCCTCTTCCCCTGCAACCGTAACGTGCTGGCTGCCGCGTGTCCCTACTTCAAGAGCATGTTCACAGGTGGCATGTACGAGAGCCACCAGGCGAATGTGACCATGCATGATGTGGATGCCGAGTCCTTCGAGGTGCTGGTCGACTACTGCTACACAGGTCGTGTATCCTTGAGTGAAGCCAACGTGGAACGCCTTTACGCGGCCTCTGACATGTTGCAGCTCGAGTACGTGCGGGAAGCTTGTGCCTCCTTCCTAGCCCGCCGCCTTGACCTGGCCAATTGCACCGCCATCTTTAAGTTTGCCGACGCCTTCGGCCATCGCAAACTGCGATCACAGGCCCAGTCCTTCATCGCCCACAACTTCAAGCAGCTCAGCCAGATGGGTTCGATTCGGGAAGAGACTCTGGCAGACCTGACCCTCGCCCAGTTGCTGTCTATCCTGCGCCTTGATAGTCTAAACATAGAGCTTGAGCAGACCGTGTGTCATGTGGCAGTGCAGTGGTTGGAAGCGTCTCCCAAGGAGCGGGGTCCCAACGCTGCGGAAGTCTTCAAGTGTGTCCGCTGgacccacttcacagatgaaaaTAAGGACTACCTGGAAGGGCTGCTGACCAACACCATTGTGAAGAAGTACTGTCTGGACCTTATCGAAGGGGCCCTGCAGATGCGATACGGTGACAAGTTGTGCAAGTCTCTGGTGCCGAAGCCAGAGAGCAGTGGCggcagcagcggcagcggcactagcggcggtggcggcggcggcggcagcggcagcggcagcggcaacagcagtggcggcggcggcagcggctgcggcagtagcagcagcagctcTATGGTACCTACATCAGAAAATCCGCCCCAGAGGCTGGGTGTGTGCGCTAAGAAGATGGTGATCTTCTTTGGACATCCTAGGGATCCCTTTCTGTGCTGTGACCCATACACCGGAGATATTTACAAAGTGCCGTCACCTCTGACCTGCCTTGCTCACACCAGGACTGTAACCACCTTagctgtctgtgtctctccagACCATGACATCTACCTGGCTGCCCAGCCCCGGAAAGACCTGTGGGTGTATAAGCCAGCCCAGAATAGTTGGCAGCAGCTTGCCGACCGCCTGCTGTGTCGCGAGGGCATGGATGTGGCCTACCTCAATGGCTACATCTACATCTTGGGTGGGCGAGACCCGATTACCGGCGTTAAATTGAAGGAAGTGGAATGCTACAGTGTTCAGAGAAACCAGTGGGCACTGGTGGCTCCGCTACCCCATTCTTTTATATCCTTTGATCTAATGGTAATTCAGAACTATCTTTATGCTCTCAACAGCAAGCGCATGTTCTGCTACGATCCTAGCCACAATATGTGGCTGAAGTGTGTTTCTCTGAAGCGCAATGACTTTCAGGAAGCCTGTGTCTTCAACGACGAGATCTACTGTATCTGTGACATCCCAGTCATGAAGGTCTACAATCCAGTCAGAGGAGAGTGGAGGCAGATCAATAATATTCCCTTGGTGTCGGAGACCAACAACTACCGGATAATCAATCACGGCCAAAAACTGTTGCTGATCACGTCGCGCACCCCACAGTGGAAGAAGAACCGGGTGACCGTGTATGAATATGACACTAGGGGAGACCAGTGGATTAACATAGGTACCACGTTAGGCCTCTTCCAGTTTGATTCCAACTTCTTCTGCCTGTCAGCTCGTGTTTATCCTTCCTGCCTCGAGCCTGGTCACAGTTTCCTCACGGAGGAAGAAGATGTGCCGAGTGAATCCAGTACTGAATGGGATTTAGGTGGATTCAGTGAGCTGGACTCTGAGTCAGGAAGTTCAAGTTCTCTATCTGATGatgatttgtgggttcaggtAGCTCCTCAGTGA